CTTGGTCCGGTGGACGGCCCGGTGACCGTGGGGCGGGTGGCCGATATCGAGGAGCTCACCGGCTACAAGAAGCCGATCCGGGCCTGCGCGGTAGATATCGGCGATCGGCAGTATCGCGAGATTATTTGTGGTGCAACCAATTTCGCGGTTGGTGATCTGGTGGTGGTAGCGCTGCCCGGTGCCACGCTGCCCGGTGGATTCACCATTAGCGCCCGCAAGGCCTACGGTCGCAACTCCGACGGAATGATCTGCTCGGCAGCCGAACTCAATTTGGGCGCAGACCATTCCGGGATCCTGGTGTTGCCCCCCGGAGCCGCCGAGCCCGGAGCTGACGGCGCGGGCGTGCTGGGGCTCGACGACGTGGTCTTCCATCTGGCCATCACCCCAGACCGCGGTTACTGCATGTCGGTGCGCGGCTTGGCCCGCGAGCTCGCGTGCGCCTACGACCTGGACTTCGTCGACCCCGCCAGCAACTCGCGGGTGCCGCCGCTACCCATCGAGGGGCCAGCCTGGCCGCTGACGGTTCAGCCCGAGACGGGGGTGCGCCGGTTCGCGCTACGCCCGGTCATCGGGATCGACCCCGCCGCGGTATCGCCCTGGTGGTTGCAGCGCCGACTGCTGCTCTGCGGTATCCGCGCGACCTGTCCGGCGGTCGACGTGACCAATTACGTGATGCTCGAACTTGGCCACCCCATGCACGCCCACGACCGCAACCGGATCAGCGGAACCCTCGGAGTGCGGTTCGCCCGGTCCGGCGAGACCGCCGTGACCCTCGACGGTATCGAGCGCAAGCTCGATACCGCCGATGTCCTGATCGTCGACGATGCTGCGACAGCGGCGATCGGCGGCGTGATGGGGGCGGCCAGCACCGAAGTGCGGGCCGACTCCACCGATGTCCTGTTGGAGGCCGCGATATGGGACCCGGCTGCGGTATCGCGTACCCAGCGGCGGCTGCACCTGCCTAGCGAGGCCGCCCGTCGTTACGAGCGGACGGTGGACCCGGCCATCTCCGTGGCCGCTTTGGACCGGTGCGCAAGGCTGCTCGCCGACATCGCCGGGGGGGAGGTTTCTCCCACCCTTACCGACTGGCGGGGTGACCCGCCGTGTGATGACTGGTCACCGCCGCCGATCCGGATGGGAGTCGATGTGCCGGACCGCATCGCCGGGGTGGCCTATCCGCAGGGCACTACTGCCAGGCGCTTGGCCCAGATCGGCGCGGTGGTGACCCACGACGGCGACACCTTGACCGTGACCCCGCCGAGTTGGCGACCTGATCTGCGGCAACCCGCAGACCTTGTCGAGGAGGTGCTGCGGCTTGAGGGGCTGGAAGTTATCCCGTCGGTGCTGCCACCGGCGCCCGCGGGTCGTGGACTCACCGCTGGGCAGCAGCGCCGTCGCACGATCGGCAGGTCGCTGGCGCTGTCGGGCTATGTCGAGATTCTGCCGACTCCATTTCTGCCGGCCGGTGTGTTCGATTTGTGGGGGCTGGAAGCCGATGACTCACGGCGCATGACCACGCGGGTGCTCAACCCGCTGGAGGCCGATCGTCCGCAACTGGCGACCACGCTGCTGCCGGCCCTGCTGGAAGCCTTGGTGCGCAACGTGTCCCGAGGGCTGGTCGACGTCGCGCTGTTCGCCATCGCCCAGGTGGTCCAGCCGACCGAGCAGACGCGCGGTGTCGGGTTGATCCCGGTTGACCGGCGGCCGACCGATGATGAGATCGCCATGCTGGATGCCTCGCTGCCCCGGCAACCCCAGCACGTCGCGGCGGTGCTGGCCGGACTGCGCGAGCCTCGAGGCCCCTGGGGCCCGGGCCGCCCGGTAGAGGCGGCTGATGCGTTCGAGGCGGTGCGAATCA
Above is a window of Mycobacterium tuberculosis H37Rv DNA encoding:
- the pheT gene encoding phenylalanine--tRNA ligase subunit beta, with product MRLPYSWLREVVAVGASGWDVTPGELEQTLLRIGHEVEEVIPLGPVDGPVTVGRVADIEELTGYKKPIRACAVDIGDRQYREIICGATNFAVGDLVVVALPGATLPGGFTISARKAYGRNSDGMICSAAELNLGADHSGILVLPPGAAEPGADGAGVLGLDDVVFHLAITPDRGYCMSVRGLARELACAYDLDFVDPASNSRVPPLPIEGPAWPLTVQPETGVRRFALRPVIGIDPAAVSPWWLQRRLLLCGIRATCPAVDVTNYVMLELGHPMHAHDRNRISGTLGVRFARSGETAVTLDGIERKLDTADVLIVDDAATAAIGGVMGAASTEVRADSTDVLLEAAIWDPAAVSRTQRRLHLPSEAARRYERTVDPAISVAALDRCARLLADIAGGEVSPTLTDWRGDPPCDDWSPPPIRMGVDVPDRIAGVAYPQGTTARRLAQIGAVVTHDGDTLTVTPPSWRPDLRQPADLVEEVLRLEGLEVIPSVLPPAPAGRGLTAGQQRRRTIGRSLALSGYVEILPTPFLPAGVFDLWGLEADDSRRMTTRVLNPLEADRPQLATTLLPALLEALVRNVSRGLVDVALFAIAQVVQPTEQTRGVGLIPVDRRPTDDEIAMLDASLPRQPQHVAAVLAGLREPRGPWGPGRPVEAADAFEAVRIIARASRVDVTLRPAQYLPWHPGRCAQVFVGESSVGHAGQLHPAVIERSGLPKGTCAVELNLDAIPCSAPLPAPRVSPYPAVFQDVSLVVAADIPAQAVADAVRAGAGDLLEDIALFDVFTGPQIGEHRKSLTFALRFRAPDRTLTEDDASAARDAAVQSAAERVGAVLRG